TGGCGTTCGAACCGATCGGCACCGGGACATGACGGCACTGGACCGCGCCCACAACATTGAAGACCTGAGGCGTCTCGCAAAACGGCGTCTGCCGCAGGCCATGTTCGACTATATCGACGGAGGTGCCGAGGACGAGGGTACGATGCGGGGTAACCGGGACGCATTCTGCGAGGTCAGCTTGATACCTCGCCAACTCGTCGATGTCTCGAAGGTCGATCCGAAGACGACGGCGTTCGGGTGCGATATCGACCTGCCGTTCATGATCGCCCCGACGGGCATGTCGGCGATGTTCCATCCGGATGCGGAGCGAGGCGTTGCCCGCGCAGCCGGCCGGTCCGGCACGCTCTATTCGCTATCGACGATGGGATCGACCAGCATAGAGGACGTGGCGGCGTCCTCGAGCGGGTCGAAGGCTTTCCAGATCTACGCCTTCCGCGATCGCGCGCTGACGTCGGAATTCATCGAACGGGCACGCTCGGCGCGATACGATGCGCTCATCCTGACCGTGGATGTTCCAGTCGCCGGCAATCGGGAGCGCGACCTCAGGAACGGTATGACGCTCCCGCCAGCGCTCGGTCTCATGGGCATCCTCGACATCGCGAGGCACTGGCGCTGGTCGCTCGACTATGTGCGGGCGCCGCGCATGACGCTCGCCAACGTCGCGCATCGCATCGCGGAGGCGAACGCGGACATCTCGACCTTGAGCGGCTACATCGCGAACCAGTTCAGTTCGTCCA
This sequence is a window from Aurantiacibacter gangjinensis. Protein-coding genes within it:
- a CDS encoding alpha-hydroxy acid oxidase; translated protein: MTALDRAHNIEDLRRLAKRRLPQAMFDYIDGGAEDEGTMRGNRDAFCEVSLIPRQLVDVSKVDPKTTAFGCDIDLPFMIAPTGMSAMFHPDAERGVARAAGRSGTLYSLSTMGSTSIEDVAASSSGSKAFQIYAFRDRALTSEFIERARSARYDALILTVDVPVAGNRERDLRNGMTLPPALGLMGILDIARHWRWSLDYVRAPRMTLANVAHRIAEANADISTLSGYIANQFSSSMTWDDARSIAEEWGGPLAIKGVLHPDDARRAVDAGASAVVVSNHGGRQLDGAIASMDALPGIVDAIGDRCEVFLDGGIRRGSDIVKAIALGAKACFVGRPYLYGLGAAGEAGVEEALTILASETRRVMALMGATALGDLDRTCLSHRTLAASSHQRGE